In Armatimonadota bacterium, the sequence CACCCTGGCCAGGGTGGTCTCCTCCGTAACGTAGCCCTGATCGAAGGCCTGGAGGGCGGGTGGTCGGTGGCGGGCGATGGCCCGGAAGCGCTCCGTGACCTCCTCCCCGAGGACTCCGAGTTCCACCCCCCGTCCTCCACAGCGGGAACAGGCGGCCTCCTGGGTCGGAGGGATTCCGAGGGACCCGACCCACCCCAGCCCCTCCAGGCTGAGGCGCAGGTGAACGCCCTCTAGATGCACCAGACCTTGGGTGATCAGTTCCTGCAGGAAGGCGCAGAGGAAGCGGATGGGGGCCCGGCTCAGCCGGAAGACCTCCCACAGGTCGTCTGCGACCTGAAGGGCTCCCAGGGCTCGCTCCGCATCGCGCCGGCTCACCACCACGGGCACCCGTTCCCCCACCCGTTCGAGGACTGCCTGCAGACGCCTGCGGGCTTCCCCGCGATCCACCACACGGGGTGTGCTTCCTCCCATCCGCTCACCTCCTCCACCCGAGGGCTGCATCCTAAAGGGTACGGCGAGGACGGAAATGAGGGAAGGTTGAGGCAGCGGCTACAGCTGGAGGAGGGCTTTCAGGAACCTAGCCGCGGAGCGGCTCACCGGAATCTCCGTGCGGTGGGGGTCGTCCAGACGGAGGAGCATGGTCCCGGAGAAGAACGGGTGCAGCTCCACCACGTGGTCGAGGTTCACAAGGTAGCTCCGGTGAACCCGGAGGAAACGGGTGGGAGGAAGGCGCCGGGCCACCTCCCGAAGAGTCGTGCGGGCCTCGTAGGTGCCATCCCGGGTCACCACCCGGATCAGATCGCCCTGGGCCTGCACGTAGAGGATCTGGTCGGGATCCAGCAGCACCACCCGGTCCGCGGTGGGGAGGGCCAGGCGCGAGGGGAGCCCCTGAGCGGGTTCAGCCGCTAGCCGTTCCAGGGTTCTCCGGAGGCGATCTGGGTCCACGGGCTTGAGGAGGTAATCGAAGGCCGCGGCCTCGAAAGCCTCCAGGGCGTGCTCGTCGAAGGCACTGACCAGCACCACACGAGGGCGCTGCGGGAGGGCGTTGAGAGCACGGAGAGCATCGAGTCCGCTCAACCCCGGCATCCGGATGTCTAGGAACACCACCTCCGGTGGGGAGTCCCGGATCCGGTCCAGAAGGGCATAGGCGTTCTCCGCGGTTTCCACCTGGTCCTGACCCAGAGCCTGAAGCAGTCGCTCCAGGTGCGCCCGGGCCGTGGGATCGTCGTCCACAATCAGGATCCGGAACGGCCTCATGGGCGATCGGGGGGGAACCCGCGGGGGATGCGGACCACCACCCGGGTCCCCTTGCCCTCCTCGCTCT encodes:
- a CDS encoding LytTR family DNA-binding domain-containing protein — protein: MRPFRILIVDDDPTARAHLERLLQALGQDQVETAENAYALLDRIRDSPPEVVFLDIRMPGLSGLDALRALNALPQRPRVVLVSAFDEHALEAFEAAAFDYLLKPVDPDRLRRTLERLAAEPAQGLPSRLALPTADRVVLLDPDQILYVQAQGDLIRVVTRDGTYEARTTLREVARRLPPTRFLRVHRSYLVNLDHVVELHPFFSGTMLLRLDDPHRTEIPVSRSAARFLKALLQL